From one Chryseobacterium sp. 3008163 genomic stretch:
- a CDS encoding helix-turn-helix transcriptional regulator, with protein sequence MKKDFYLTRYALIIKKLESAPSTYSQLEDYLLNSFEFQDADIKSYSIRTLQRDIREISGLFNLSIHNKKKGDNRYYIESRPIMEVDEYNQKLLESFQVSNALNVHPDFADYIFFESRKPTGVEHFYDLFFAIRNKRVVTFEHYNYKNKLMTSRKVHPLALKESKDRWYLIAIDTKDKALKSFGLDRINYLDVNAAKFKEKYKYNFREHFKNAFGVMNLTEQNPQKIVLKCSRHQGEYIRSFALHQSQKEIKETPGEIIFEFFLHPTYDFMQEILSYGKEVEVLEPKTLVEEIKKHLQESLNSYFED encoded by the coding sequence ATGAAAAAAGACTTTTACCTCACAAGATATGCCTTAATCATTAAGAAATTAGAAAGTGCTCCGTCTACTTATTCACAACTGGAAGACTATCTTCTCAACTCTTTTGAATTTCAGGATGCAGATATAAAGAGTTACTCTATCCGTACTTTACAGAGGGATATCCGTGAGATTTCGGGGCTTTTTAATCTTTCTATTCACAACAAAAAGAAAGGTGACAACCGTTATTATATCGAGAGCCGGCCGATTATGGAAGTCGATGAGTATAACCAAAAATTATTAGAATCTTTTCAGGTAAGTAATGCATTAAATGTACACCCGGATTTTGCAGATTATATCTTTTTCGAAAGCAGAAAACCCACCGGAGTCGAGCATTTTTATGATCTTTTCTTTGCTATTCGTAATAAAAGAGTCGTGACTTTTGAACATTACAATTACAAAAACAAGCTGATGACTTCCAGAAAAGTTCATCCTTTGGCATTGAAAGAATCGAAAGACCGTTGGTATCTTATTGCAATTGATACCAAAGACAAAGCTCTAAAATCCTTTGGTTTAGACCGTATCAATTATCTGGATGTTAATGCTGCAAAATTCAAAGAAAAATACAAATACAACTTCAGAGAACATTTCAAAAATGCTTTCGGGGTAATGAATCTTACCGAACAAAATCCTCAGAAAATTGTCTTGAAATGCAGCAGACATCAGGGAGAATACATTCGTAGCTTTGCACTTCATCAGTCTCAGAAAGAGATTAAAGAAACTCCGGGAGAAATCATTTTTGAGTTTTTCCTCCACCCTACTTACGACTTTATGCAGGAGATTTTATCTTATGGAAAAGAAGTAGAAGTTCTTGAACCTAAAACTTTAGTCGAAGAGATTAAAAAACATTTACAAGAATCGCTCAACAGTTATTTTGAAGATTAA
- a CDS encoding energy transducer TonB gives MDSIENVALIGALLKVKNLEDLSKINTKSTSASPAVSQTIDQTANYPGGMNNLRKQVADLFYGDGVYSETGNSKAVVAFVVEQDGSISNVQAEGENFTFNRQAEIALYSIPDKFSPASVNGNPVRYRFRLPLAINLE, from the coding sequence ATGGATAGCATTGAAAATGTCGCTCTCATCGGAGCTTTGCTTAAGGTAAAAAACCTTGAAGATTTAAGTAAAATCAATACCAAATCTACTTCAGCATCACCTGCTGTTTCTCAGACGATAGACCAGACTGCCAATTATCCCGGCGGAATGAATAACTTGAGAAAACAGGTTGCAGATCTCTTCTACGGAGATGGTGTTTATTCTGAAACAGGCAATAGCAAAGCAGTAGTCGCTTTTGTTGTAGAACAAGACGGCAGCATCAGCAATGTGCAGGCAGAAGGTGAAAACTTTACGTTTAACCGTCAGGCAGAGATCGCATTGTATTCAATCCCGGATAAATTTTCACCTGCTTCTGTTAACGGAAATCCTGTAAGATACCGATTCAGACTGCCTTTAGCGATTAACCTTGAGTAA
- a CDS encoding nucleoside deaminase: MFTDEYFMKMAFQEAEIAFEKDEVPIGCVVVSNNRVIARAHNLTETLNDVTAHAEMQAITSAANFLGGKYLINCTLYVTLEPCVMCSGALSWSQISKVVIGARDEQRGFINKNLSLHPKTEIITGIMENECSSIVKEFFKSKR; the protein is encoded by the coding sequence ATGTTTACCGACGAATATTTTATGAAAATGGCTTTTCAGGAAGCCGAGATTGCCTTTGAAAAAGATGAGGTTCCTATCGGATGTGTAGTAGTTTCAAATAATCGTGTGATTGCACGAGCACACAATCTTACCGAAACTTTAAACGATGTTACTGCCCACGCCGAAATGCAGGCCATCACCTCTGCTGCCAATTTTTTAGGCGGAAAATATTTGATCAACTGTACTTTGTATGTAACCTTAGAGCCTTGCGTGATGTGTTCGGGAGCACTTTCATGGTCACAGATTTCAAAAGTGGTGATTGGTGCCAGAGACGAGCAGCGCGGATTTATTAATAAAAATCTAAGCCTTCATCCCAAAACAGAAATCATCACAGGAATTATGGAAAATGAATGCTCTTCTATTGTAAAAGAGTTTTTCAAATCGAAAAGATAG
- a CDS encoding type III pantothenate kinase, whose translation MNSIVINVGNSNIRFGLFDDDNCDISWVINTKPYRTADELHGQMLILYQTYKVDPKKIEKIIIGSVVPQLTREITSAIRKIHGIVPIMVDRNTQSEVIAKSKQMGTDIYANLVAAHNMYPDRKKIVLDFGTALTASCVAENGECLGVIIAPGIVTSLNSLISQTAQLPEIELIKPKSVLGLDTISCMQSGMVYGFLGMVEGFIDRINDEVNDDCFVIATGGVSHVYKPLTDKIHIADRLHTLKGLYFLGKDL comes from the coding sequence ATGAATTCTATCGTAATCAATGTTGGAAACAGCAATATCAGATTTGGCCTTTTTGATGATGACAATTGTGACATCTCTTGGGTCATCAATACAAAACCGTACAGAACTGCAGATGAGTTGCATGGGCAGATGCTGATTTTATATCAAACCTATAAAGTTGATCCTAAAAAAATAGAGAAAATTATCATTGGCTCTGTCGTTCCTCAGTTGACAAGGGAAATTACGTCTGCGATAAGAAAAATTCATGGGATAGTTCCGATAATGGTAGACCGCAATACACAGTCGGAAGTCATTGCAAAGTCTAAACAAATGGGAACAGATATTTACGCCAATCTCGTTGCAGCGCATAATATGTACCCCGACAGGAAAAAAATTGTACTTGATTTTGGAACTGCTCTTACGGCAAGTTGTGTCGCTGAAAATGGTGAATGTTTAGGCGTGATCATTGCTCCGGGAATCGTAACATCATTAAATTCTTTGATTAGCCAAACGGCTCAGCTTCCGGAAATTGAACTCATAAAACCAAAATCTGTTTTGGGTTTAGATACCATCAGTTGTATGCAAAGTGGGATGGTTTACGGCTTCCTCGGAATGGTAGAAGGTTTCATCGACCGTATCAACGATGAGGTAAACGACGACTGTTTCGTCATTGCGACCGGCGGAGTTTCTCACGTCTACAAGCCGCTGACCGATAAAATACATATTGCAGATAGACTGCATACCCTAAAAGGATTATACTTTTTGGGGAAAGATTTATAA
- a CDS encoding M23 family metallopeptidase, producing the protein MPGYRSYIGDITIKDYDSQYVYDLPFGKGKAFWIHQGYNGTFSHQNENSLDFIMPEGTEVLASREGLVIDIVQNNNQSCPTRSCAPFGNYVSILHPDGTIAQYYHLEQNGVRVKLGDSVTKGQFIAYSGNTGWSSGPHLHFNVYISSATAEKNRVTLKTLFKTGHGDKVEFLEEKKSYSRGY; encoded by the coding sequence ATGCCCGGTTACAGAAGCTACATTGGTGACATTACGATAAAAGATTACGACAGTCAATATGTCTACGATTTACCTTTCGGAAAAGGAAAAGCATTTTGGATTCATCAGGGGTACAACGGAACATTCTCTCACCAAAATGAAAATTCTTTAGACTTCATTATGCCCGAAGGCACGGAAGTTTTAGCATCAAGAGAAGGCTTAGTCATAGACATCGTACAGAATAATAACCAAAGTTGCCCGACGAGAAGCTGTGCCCCTTTCGGGAATTACGTTTCGATATTGCATCCCGACGGAACGATTGCGCAATATTATCATTTAGAACAAAACGGTGTTCGGGTAAAACTCGGGGACAGTGTGACGAAAGGACAATTCATTGCGTACAGTGGAAATACCGGCTGGAGCAGCGGGCCGCATCTTCATTTCAATGTGTATATTTCGAGTGCAACGGCAGAGAAAAACAGAGTTACGCTAAAAACGCTTTTTAAAACCGGACATGGTGATAAGGTGGAGTTTTTGGAAGAGAAGAAATCTTATTCGAGAGGATATTAG
- a CDS encoding M1 family metallopeptidase has protein sequence MKKSVAIIFAFIISQFQAQQNAYYQQAAQYKMDIDVNAEKFTYEGNQTLNYSNNSPDELNVVYFHLYWNAFKPNSMMDQRVAGQGKNGDSRLQKDGISRLASIPKDQEGAQNIHWIKQNGKNLKFEIQETVMKVYLNEALKPNSKTTFTMEWDAVIPQQIRRSGRNNREGVDMTMTQWYPKIAEYDYDGWATFDYVGREFHAPFADFDVNIKINKDYVVGAGGTLLNPTEVKGYDASANIKSDKNKATWKWTAKNMLDFAWAADRDYSVESFDVPEGPKVFFVYQKNDKTKAWGEAQPYVTKYFQIMNSRFGKYAYPSYAFIQGGDGGMEYGMCTMILGEAKKLEDLMGLMVHEGSHSWYQQMLATNEPTRPWMDEGFTSYAESIVMHQLFPPTDQRPNPFVDKINSYRGIVQKGIEEPAVWLGDHHDNGTAYSFASYVKGELYLVQLGYIVGEQNLEKIMTEYFKEWNMKHPTDRDFLHIAQRVSGMDLKWFHHYWINTIKTIDYGIKDIQYDAKSTTITLLNNGQIPMPTDFSVMTTDKKIITYYIPMNMTHTWKQKDGYGDFTTEKYWPWTQKEYTLTIPYTKSQLSLLGIDFSQRMADVNPENNFVEVK, from the coding sequence ATGAAAAAATCGGTTGCAATCATTTTTGCGTTTATCATTTCACAATTTCAGGCGCAGCAGAATGCTTATTATCAGCAGGCTGCCCAATATAAGATGGATATTGATGTCAATGCAGAAAAATTTACCTACGAAGGAAATCAGACCCTTAATTATTCCAACAACTCACCGGACGAACTTAATGTCGTGTATTTCCATTTGTACTGGAATGCTTTTAAACCCAATTCAATGATGGATCAAAGAGTTGCCGGACAGGGGAAAAACGGTGATTCGAGATTGCAGAAAGACGGAATTTCAAGACTAGCATCGATTCCGAAAGATCAGGAAGGCGCTCAAAATATCCACTGGATCAAACAAAACGGAAAAAATCTGAAGTTTGAAATTCAGGAAACGGTGATGAAGGTTTATTTAAATGAAGCTTTAAAACCCAATTCCAAAACCACTTTTACGATGGAGTGGGATGCCGTAATACCTCAGCAAATCAGACGTAGCGGAAGAAACAACCGTGAAGGTGTTGATATGACGATGACCCAATGGTATCCGAAAATTGCAGAATACGATTATGACGGCTGGGCAACGTTCGATTATGTGGGAAGAGAATTTCATGCACCGTTTGCCGATTTTGATGTGAACATCAAAATTAACAAAGATTATGTTGTGGGAGCGGGCGGAACGCTTTTGAATCCTACAGAAGTGAAAGGTTATGATGCATCGGCAAATATTAAATCCGATAAAAATAAAGCTACATGGAAATGGACTGCCAAAAATATGCTTGACTTCGCATGGGCGGCAGACAGGGATTATTCTGTAGAAAGTTTTGATGTGCCGGAAGGCCCGAAAGTGTTTTTCGTATATCAAAAGAATGATAAAACAAAAGCTTGGGGTGAAGCACAACCTTACGTGACGAAGTATTTCCAGATTATGAATTCCCGTTTCGGTAAATATGCTTATCCTTCTTACGCTTTCATCCAAGGTGGTGACGGCGGTATGGAATACGGAATGTGTACGATGATTTTAGGTGAAGCAAAAAAACTTGAAGATTTGATGGGGCTGATGGTTCATGAAGGATCGCACTCATGGTATCAGCAGATGCTGGCAACCAACGAGCCTACAAGACCCTGGATGGATGAGGGTTTTACAAGCTATGCCGAAAGCATTGTAATGCATCAGTTATTTCCGCCAACAGATCAAAGGCCGAATCCTTTTGTAGATAAAATAAATTCTTACAGAGGAATTGTGCAAAAAGGAATTGAAGAGCCGGCAGTTTGGTTGGGTGACCATCACGACAACGGTACCGCGTACAGCTTTGCAAGTTATGTGAAAGGAGAATTGTATTTAGTGCAGTTAGGATATATCGTTGGAGAGCAGAATTTAGAAAAAATCATGACCGAATATTTCAAAGAGTGGAACATGAAACATCCTACCGACAGAGATTTCCTTCATATTGCACAGAGGGTTTCTGGGATGGATCTGAAGTGGTTTCATCATTACTGGATCAACACCATAAAGACGATTGACTACGGAATTAAAGACATACAATACGATGCAAAATCTACAACGATCACGTTGTTGAACAATGGTCAGATTCCGATGCCTACTGATTTTTCTGTAATGACGACAGATAAGAAAATCATTACCTACTACATTCCGATGAACATGACCCACACCTGGAAACAGAAAGACGGTTACGGCGATTTTACAACAGAAAAATACTGGCCATGGACGCAGAAAGAATATACCCTGACAATTCCTTACACCAAATCTCAACTGTCATTGTTAGGAATAGATTTTAGCCAGAGAATGGCAGATGTGAATCCTGAGAATAATTTTGTTGAAGTGAAATAG
- a CDS encoding DinB family protein: protein MSTASQLAKRFREVMLDGVWIANTNFKNQFSDVTWEQATTKIADVNTIAMLTFHIDYYIAGILNVFEGGDLEIKDQFSFDLPPIESQEQWESLLNKLWSDSEKFATFLEQIPDSQLNEVFVDEKYGTYLRNIDGMIEHAYYHLGQITLIKKMILFKHK from the coding sequence ATGAGTACAGCCTCACAATTAGCAAAAAGATTCAGAGAAGTAATGCTCGACGGCGTTTGGATTGCTAATACCAATTTTAAAAATCAGTTTTCAGATGTCACTTGGGAGCAAGCAACAACGAAAATTGCTGATGTAAACACCATCGCTATGCTGACTTTTCACATTGATTACTATATCGCAGGAATTCTCAATGTTTTTGAAGGCGGAGATTTGGAAATTAAAGATCAATTCAGCTTCGATCTTCCACCGATTGAATCTCAGGAACAATGGGAATCTCTTTTAAATAAATTATGGAGCGATTCTGAAAAGTTTGCGACTTTTTTAGAACAAATTCCCGATTCTCAATTAAATGAGGTTTTTGTCGATGAAAAATACGGAACGTATCTAAGGAATATTGACGGAATGATTGAACATGCTTATTATCATTTGGGACAGATTACTTTGATTAAGAAAATGATTTTATTTAAACACAAATAG